The genomic interval AGAGTATTGTATAACGACATATCcatcagttaaaaaaacataatttatacagaaacaaaaacacgGACTAAACTCTGTCTTTGCCCCAGATCGTGATGATATTTAACAGGTCAGAAGGTCGTTGCTTTATGGTATGAGATTCGGACTCTTCTAACAGATTGTGCTTGGTGCATTTAGGCAGTCTGTACCTAATCTCAAGGGCGACTAATTGTTGAATAAGGAACCAGCCATTTATTAATAACCTAGTGGAGAGATCCCATGGTTTGTAGGGGGGGAGTTGGAGGGGAAATCAGTCGTCTCTAATATAGTATAGAAAAATGACTGCCAATTAGCTGCCAACGAGGGAAAAGGATCATGAGTATATTACAGAGTGTTATAAAGGGATAAAGTAAAATTCCACCGTGACACAACCAATAATGACCTTTCCCTTTGTTCAAATCTCTTCTCTTCCTTCAGCTTGTACGGACGACGAAGTTAAAGCAACAATGTGTTTGAATGGAACGTGTTTCGCCTTGGAGCCTGAGCCGGGCGTCAGGTCCATAGGTTGTCATTGTGATGAAGGATTTACAGGTTCCAGATGCCAGTATCAAGCAGTAGACCCGGACCTCCTGGAGACAGAACCTGGAAATTAACAACCTCCCctagagattaaaaaaattcttgaacaaCTCCGCAGATTTAGTACTAGCGAGTTGAAAAGGAATGcgaaattgtgaaaaatttgggcgaaaactgaaataaatctgaTAGtatagaaacttttttttttttgatgagtcAAATATGAGTCAGGTAATAAATGTCCGAGGGAGGGTCAGGGAAAACTCGCCCCAGTCTCCAACCCAATCTCAGCCCCAGTGATGATGGATGACAGCACAGATTTTTTATGTGCATCCTTATATTTCAAATAAGATTCCGTGTTTTCACTTTTTCCCTTGACGCTTCCACAAGATACCAGTTGGTTGAGCAAATACTTCGATGATTAACAAGTTTGTTTGTCAGAATTGATTAAACAAAGAAcagtttttctattttgtcatttttctttttctccttctttctttGCACTTTCCTCATGTAAGCTGGAAAGTCCTTTGCACGTCGGTCGTATGAAGCTTTCTGTGTTCGCGTAGGATTTGCCTCATGTACTGGGGAATCAAATGTCCACGAGTCTGACAATTCCACTTTTTCTTCAGTCTGACCTTAAAAGTTCCTTAATTCCTCGTGAACTTCTTGATTTGTATCGAAATCCTTCGCCGCTTATTGGTTTTGTACTTCgcaaattgtcattttcatcgAGTACCACTATAGAAGTCTTAACACCATTGAAAAGCTTTGAACACTTTCGTCCGATGTTTCACAATGGGAGGCGGTCTTGTGACAGAAGAAGGACGGAAAGATCCCGGTCTGCGACCACCGAGGTCCACACTAAGAAGCTGCTGAAGCTGTtgacgagaaaaacaaaattcccgGCTGAAATTATTATTCCGGCTTGAATGATTTGCACACTAAGACAGAGGCCTTATTTTCGGAAGCCAATCCTATATTTACACCATTTTCACTCGCTCATGTTAGGGCGCTATTTGGTTGTTTATTTAATAAACCAAAAGTATAGtcggctgtgaatatatgaaagacatatatttgaactgcggataaagacgtgaatatgaaggcgatcttcgcagtaatgaacactacttaagcagccTTCACCTAAGTCCTTCCAAATTGATCCACCATTTCCAATAATCGGTCACTAATCCTTTATAAGAGGCATGCTGTCCCCTGATTCCTAAGGCTATGTTAAAGCTACGAATTTTGCATAACGAATCCTTATCATTACTCGTTCCTATTCTCGTGTCGCTCTTCTACTGTACAGTATTTTGTACCACAGTGTTACTCAAACGTCTGTTTTTAATGTCTCATTTGCTGCTACAAGCCCGAAGAGGTCACCCAGTCCTCATTCTTAACAAAGGGAGTTACACTAATAACCGTGTACATGGTTTATGCGAGTTTAtaagaaaataggaaaaaaattaaaaatttgatacgtgacaaaattaaaaaaagtctcTTCATTCGTAAATAAAAACTTATGAATTACCAATCAATAGGAAAGattcaatagaaaaaaacaagaaaacttccATTGACATCGCATAACAAGACAGCTACAAGCTAGAAAGGGCGGATcaagtttcttaaaaaacaagattgaaCGAACGGTGATCGGTTTTGAATTTATTACCTGCTTCTTGGAAACAAAAGGATGAAAACGTTCtttttaatattcatatttgtgAGTCTAATATATACTAGACGATAAACGAGCAAATTTCACAGCAGATCTAACAGTGGCAGAAGAGTTTCCTCTACAAGAAGCTTTATTTCTCAGGTGCAAAAGAAGACACTCATCCACAACGAAGATTACTCTGAttaatctcttttttttgctttcaaggTGATGGCGAAGGAAGTCACGAGCTACGTAAGTTTTTCCTTGCAGACCCAAATATCTTCCCTCCAAAGTTAGATTACCAatcttcttgatattttttattttacctcGTT from Pocillopora verrucosa isolate sample1 chromosome 14, ASM3666991v2, whole genome shotgun sequence carries:
- the LOC131773803 gene encoding uncharacterized protein, yielding MKIALYLIGAAWMVYVIVDAGKGKAHNNKGSHKSSHDEGHKLPCTDDEVKATMCLNGTCFALEPEPGVRSIGCHCDEGFTGSRCQYQAVDPDLLETEPGN